One Capsicum annuum cultivar UCD-10X-F1 chromosome 2, UCD10Xv1.1, whole genome shotgun sequence genomic window carries:
- the LOC107860050 gene encoding uncharacterized protein LOC107860050 — MNVSSAREMNDSLATISERKPQRPCGCVGIFFQLFDWNRRFSKKLFPKKLLSLACLKQASKKFGGDEKKPKLRLIVDENSGGFPNAKNNGMTNTRYESKREIKAPSLVTRLMGLESMPAGSGSKPQKASTSETWSNVADKLGARPGRSDKEDMDLEIAEIISLESMPAGSGSKPQKASASETWSNVSY; from the exons ATGAATGTTAGCTCAGCTAGAGAAATGAATGATAGTTTAGCCACTATTTCTGAGAGAAAACCTCAAAGGCCTTGTGGTTGTGTGGGCATTTTCTTTCAGCTCTTTGATTGGAACCGTAGATTTTCCAAGAAGCTGTTTCCAAAGAAACTGCTTTCACTAG CTTGCTTAAAACAAGCTTCAAAAAAGTTTGGAGGGGATGAGAAGAAGCCAAAGCTTCGTTTG ATTGTTGATGAGAACAGTGGGGGTTTTCCAAATGCAAAGAATAATGGAATGACCAATACACGTTATGAAAGCAAGCGCGAAATAAAAGCTCCAAGTTTGGTTACTAGGCTTATGGGTTTGGAATCGATGCCAGCAGGATCAGGCAGTAAGCCCCAAAAGGCTTCAACTTCTGAAACTTGGAGCAATGTGGCAGACAAACTTGGTGCTCGACCTGGTAGATCTGATAAAGAAGATATGGATTTGGAGATTGCCGAAATAATCAGTTTGGAATCGATGCCAGCAGGATCAGGAAGTAAGCCCCAAAAGGCTTCAGCTTCTGAAACTTGGAGCAATGTGTCCTACTAG